Proteins encoded within one genomic window of Borrelia parkeri:
- the pta gene encoding phosphate acetyltransferase yields MCSFNFKNYVCDRAKKIVREKGDKASIVFPESTDVRILEATIDLLKKKLAGLVVLIGRKDEVFRKLKEFSGSRDDILEMVRVVDPNSFKDFNRYLDEYFSLQHNKELTLKQAKEELLDEIAFSMMMVRLGEVKTCVCGALASSAKVLRSVFKILPKLKETNFISSFMIMDTSNDLGQFKTCFGYEGILMFADCAVIINPNALQLAEIAIQSANSFRNIFNAEPKVALLSFSTKGSANSIEVEKVKGALEFVKSKCSDLLIDGELQIDAALVKGVAEKKCSDSLVAGAANVLIFPSLESGNIGYKLVERLAFANAYGPFLQGLKNPVSDLSRGCSLDDIVLTSALMISS; encoded by the coding sequence ATGTGTTCTTTTAATTTTAAAAATTATGTATGTGATAGAGCAAAAAAAATTGTGAGGGAAAAGGGAGATAAAGCCAGTATAGTTTTTCCTGAAAGTACTGATGTTAGGATTTTAGAAGCAACTATTGATCTTTTAAAGAAAAAACTTGCAGGACTTGTGGTGCTTATTGGGCGTAAAGATGAGGTTTTTAGAAAATTAAAAGAATTTTCAGGTTCTAGAGATGATATCTTAGAAATGGTAAGAGTTGTAGATCCCAATTCTTTTAAAGATTTTAATAGATATTTAGATGAATATTTTAGTTTACAACATAATAAGGAATTAACTTTGAAGCAAGCTAAAGAAGAACTTTTAGATGAAATTGCTTTTTCTATGATGATGGTTAGACTTGGTGAAGTTAAAACTTGTGTTTGTGGTGCTTTAGCGTCTTCTGCTAAAGTTTTAAGGAGTGTGTTTAAAATACTTCCTAAGCTTAAAGAGACTAATTTTATATCTTCTTTTATGATTATGGATACTAGTAATGATCTTGGTCAGTTTAAAACTTGTTTTGGGTATGAGGGAATTTTAATGTTTGCTGATTGTGCTGTAATAATCAATCCTAATGCTCTTCAGCTTGCAGAAATTGCAATACAGAGTGCAAATTCATTTAGGAATATTTTTAATGCAGAGCCAAAAGTAGCCCTTCTAAGTTTTTCTACAAAGGGGTCTGCTAATTCCATAGAAGTTGAAAAGGTTAAAGGTGCTTTAGAGTTTGTTAAAAGTAAATGCTCAGACTTACTTATTGATGGGGAACTTCAGATTGATGCAGCTTTGGTTAAAGGTGTTGCAGAGAAAAAGTGCAGTGATTCCTTGGTTGCTGGTGCTGCAAATGTACTTATTTTTCCTAGTTTGGAGTCTGGTAATATTGGGTATAAGCTTGTTGAAAGATTGGCTTTTGCTAATGCCTATGGACCTTTCTTGCAAGGACTTAAAAACCCTGTTAGTGATCTCTCAAGGGGGTGTTCTCTAGATGATATCGTATTAACGAGTGCATTGATGATTAGTAGTTAG
- a CDS encoding AMP-binding protein — MLDTIPKRFNEVVGPYGDLDIFIYKENESKDFKRQIYSDFWNEVKSIGSGLLHYGIKKGDRVALISDSRKEWIIIDIAVMSLGCIDVPRGNDSSEDELVYIINHSESSFVFVENAKQLQKIISKKHELKFVKHVVVIDDDKLYEDKLGNITIISYKKLLSLGYDYLKDNPKMFDSELEKVSGRDIATIIYTSGTTGLPKGVVLRHESFIFQVDRIGDYLPTIEPGKIMISILPLWHSFERTCEYIVALNGMAIAYSKPIGPVLLKDFAALNPHAIISVPRIWEGIRIGIMKRVSESFLKRFLFNFFLKIGILYIKLKEKFLGLVPVYKRSNFLVSIFIKVACLTGLILLLPFKFLGHVLVFRKIKKALGKRFEFGVSGGGALVNYVDYFFKAVGIVVLEGYGLTETGPVLSVRRLKSPVANTVGPLFPDIEYRVVGNDGNSLSPGEKGELWVRSPQVMSGYFKDDTTTREVLTRDGWLKTGDLVCATINNEISIVGRSKDTIVLRGGENIEPEPIERALSKSLFIENVVVVGQDQKFLGAIIVPNFEVLEKWAGSNEIIFASHDDLLSNESVNKLYSKCISDIVNLKSGFKSFERIVGFVLLKDSFVVGEELTHTLKLKRYYIFEKYHKKIMSIFNKDDCELL; from the coding sequence ATGCTGGATACTATACCTAAGCGTTTCAATGAAGTTGTGGGACCTTATGGTGATCTTGATATTTTTATTTATAAAGAAAATGAGTCTAAAGATTTTAAGAGACAGATATATTCTGATTTTTGGAATGAAGTTAAGAGTATTGGTTCTGGTCTTTTGCATTATGGAATTAAGAAAGGTGATAGGGTCGCTCTTATTTCTGATTCAAGAAAAGAGTGGATAATTATTGATATTGCTGTTATGAGTTTAGGATGTATTGATGTTCCAAGGGGTAATGATTCGTCTGAAGATGAGTTAGTTTATATTATTAATCATTCTGAGTCTAGTTTTGTCTTTGTGGAAAATGCTAAACAGCTTCAAAAAATCATTTCTAAAAAACATGAGCTTAAATTTGTTAAACATGTTGTTGTTATTGATGATGATAAACTTTATGAGGATAAATTGGGAAATATTACAATAATCTCTTATAAAAAATTATTGAGTTTGGGGTATGATTATTTAAAAGATAATCCTAAGATGTTTGATTCTGAACTTGAAAAAGTTTCTGGCAGGGATATTGCTACTATAATATACACTTCAGGAACAACAGGATTGCCAAAAGGTGTTGTACTTCGTCATGAATCTTTTATTTTTCAAGTAGATAGGATTGGTGATTATTTGCCGACAATTGAACCAGGGAAAATAATGATATCTATTCTTCCTCTGTGGCATTCATTTGAGAGAACTTGTGAATATATAGTTGCTCTTAATGGTATGGCAATTGCTTATTCAAAGCCTATTGGGCCTGTTTTACTTAAAGATTTTGCAGCTTTAAATCCCCATGCAATTATTTCTGTTCCAAGAATTTGGGAAGGAATAAGGATTGGTATTATGAAAAGAGTATCGGAGTCTTTTTTAAAGAGATTTTTATTTAATTTTTTCCTAAAGATAGGAATTCTTTATATAAAGCTTAAGGAAAAATTTTTGGGACTTGTTCCTGTTTACAAGAGGTCCAATTTTTTAGTTTCAATTTTTATCAAGGTTGCTTGTCTTACTGGCTTAATTTTGCTTTTGCCTTTTAAATTTTTAGGACATGTTTTAGTTTTTAGAAAGATAAAGAAAGCACTTGGGAAAAGATTTGAATTTGGTGTTTCTGGTGGAGGAGCTTTGGTAAATTATGTTGATTATTTCTTCAAAGCTGTAGGTATTGTAGTGCTTGAAGGTTATGGTCTTACAGAAACGGGACCTGTTTTAAGTGTAAGACGTCTTAAGAGTCCTGTTGCAAATACTGTTGGGCCTTTGTTTCCAGATATTGAATATAGAGTAGTCGGTAATGATGGTAATTCTTTATCTCCTGGTGAAAAGGGTGAGCTTTGGGTCAGATCCCCTCAAGTTATGAGTGGTTATTTTAAAGATGACACTACAACAAGGGAAGTTTTAACAAGAGATGGTTGGTTGAAGACAGGTGATTTAGTGTGTGCAACAATTAATAATGAGATTTCAATTGTTGGAAGAAGTAAAGATACGATTGTGTTAAGGGGTGGAGAAAATATTGAGCCTGAACCTATTGAGAGAGCTTTATCAAAGTCTTTATTTATTGAAAATGTTGTAGTTGTCGGTCAAGATCAAAAGTTTTTAGGAGCTATTATTGTACCTAATTTTGAAGTTCTTGAGAAATGGGCTGGTTCTAATGAAATAATATTTGCTTCTCATGATGATTTATTATCTAATGAATCTGTGAACAAACTCTATTCTAAATGTATTTCAGATATAGTTAATCTTAAGTCTGGATTTAAGAGCTTTGAGAGGATTGTTGGATTTGTTTTATTAAAAGATAGTTTTGTTGTGGGTGAAGAACTTACTCATACTCTTAAGCTTAAAAGGTATTACATATTTGAAAAATATCATAAGAAGATCATGTCGATATTTAATAAGGATGACTGTGAATTATTATGA
- a CDS encoding CPBP family intramembrane glutamic endopeptidase, which yields MTLLNKYPLRYIFLEVLLSYFIVTRISPFDSIDVDLWNFDKNHYYYWLYSTFLILFVVYFSKLTSSYNFRDEFFIPKFNPIFIWQAFLIFVKLLICIFLLLIIFCFILYCLPESVRVWVEVGNSGFMWNIGSKRSLYFMVITSLFTGGVEELFYRSFIITKLKQIGITSLLAAFLSSFIFAYGHFYYGFIGFLFALIFGGILSYIYLIHKNIYYSIFVHSFYNIFVSVLLFLLN from the coding sequence ATGACATTATTAAATAAATACCCTTTAAGGTATATTTTTTTGGAGGTTCTATTATCCTATTTTATAGTTACCCGTATTTCTCCTTTTGACAGTATTGATGTTGATCTTTGGAATTTTGATAAAAATCATTATTATTATTGGTTGTATAGTACTTTTTTAATTCTTTTTGTTGTATATTTTTCTAAATTAACAAGTTCTTATAATTTTAGAGATGAGTTTTTTATTCCTAAATTTAATCCTATTTTTATTTGGCAAGCATTTTTAATTTTTGTTAAGTTGCTTATTTGTATTTTTTTGCTATTGATTATTTTTTGTTTTATTTTATATTGTCTTCCAGAATCAGTGCGAGTGTGGGTTGAAGTAGGTAACTCTGGTTTTATGTGGAATATAGGCAGTAAACGATCGCTTTATTTCATGGTTATTACTTCTCTTTTTACAGGAGGAGTTGAAGAATTGTTTTATAGGAGTTTTATTATTACCAAACTTAAACAGATAGGGATTACTTCATTGCTTGCAGCCTTTCTTAGTAGTTTTATCTTTGCTTATGGACATTTTTATTATGGATTTATTGGATTTTTATTTGCATTAATTTTTGGGGGAATTTTGTCTTATATATATTTAATACATAAAAATATATATTATTCGATTTTTGTTCATAGTTTTTATAATATCTTTGTTAGTGTTTTGCTCTTTTTGTTAAATTAG
- a CDS encoding lipid II:glycine glycyltransferase FemX: protein MNIKKIEIENLNENYLQSKLWTTVKKVSSNKSPWKAIAFSNNHFNKILVMQRKIFGKFYLSYIAHPEFSNKKIDEINLDEINTQIKKFSENIRQYLHKNTIFVRYDLMFYTSRGLKEEYIPLKLKFKNLQKSFDDIQPANTTILNLNDSLDAIKAKMKKKTRYNINLSSKKNIKVIIDDDFKYFDEFYALHKDTAQRDKFAIHSKDYIRNLIKAFREDKNSKIKLIIALYNEQLISGIIVGIYKDKATYLYGASSRENRHLMPNYAVQFKTIQMLKSLSIKEYDLLGIPPNADPKHPLFGLFQFKTGFGGKLIHRIGCYDFVYKKFLYQIYSILEILRYIYYKIIKKRF from the coding sequence ATGAATATTAAAAAAATCGAAATAGAAAACTTAAATGAAAATTACCTTCAAAGCAAACTATGGACAACTGTAAAAAAAGTTTCAAGCAATAAAAGTCCATGGAAAGCCATAGCATTTAGTAATAATCATTTTAACAAAATTCTTGTGATGCAAAGAAAGATCTTTGGAAAATTTTACTTAAGCTATATCGCTCATCCAGAATTTTCAAATAAGAAAATCGACGAAATTAATTTAGACGAGATCAATACCCAAATCAAAAAATTTAGTGAAAATATAAGGCAATATTTACATAAAAATACCATATTCGTACGATATGATTTAATGTTTTATACTTCAAGAGGCTTAAAAGAAGAATATATCCCACTAAAACTTAAATTTAAAAATCTACAAAAATCATTCGATGACATACAACCAGCAAATACAACAATACTAAATTTAAATGACTCATTAGATGCCATTAAAGCTAAAATGAAAAAGAAAACTAGATATAACATAAATCTTAGCAGCAAAAAAAACATCAAAGTTATAATAGATGATGACTTTAAATATTTTGATGAATTTTACGCACTTCATAAAGATACAGCCCAAAGAGACAAATTTGCTATTCACTCAAAAGACTATATAAGAAATCTAATAAAAGCATTTAGAGAAGATAAAAATTCCAAAATCAAACTAATAATTGCACTATATAATGAACAACTAATATCTGGAATCATTGTTGGTATATATAAAGATAAGGCCACATATCTTTATGGTGCTTCAAGCAGAGAAAATAGGCATCTAATGCCAAATTATGCGGTGCAATTTAAGACAATACAAATGCTGAAAAGTCTTTCAATAAAAGAATACGATCTTTTAGGAATTCCTCCAAACGCTGATCCAAAACACCCTTTATTTGGTCTCTTTCAATTTAAAACCGGATTTGGAGGAAAACTTATCCACAGAATTGGATGTTATGATTTTGTGTACAAAAAATTTTTATATCAAATTTACAGCATTCTTGAAATACTAAGATACATTTACTACAAAATTATTAAAAAAAGATTTTAA
- the rsmA gene encoding 16S rRNA (adenine(1518)-N(6)/adenine(1519)-N(6))-dimethyltransferase RsmA translates to MNINYNSINSIKRALASKNIAPRKIWGQNYLINEHIREKIVDTLEIKENENIWEIGPGLGAMTIILLKKTNSLTVFEIDPKNSEILNEKFGQFKNFKLIKGDFLKTYKQEKQNINKIFSNLPYNIASKVISMLIENGILTHMVFTVQKELADRMLAKEGNKNYSSFTVLVQSHFNVIKIMDIDKKNFYPIPKVKSTTLKLIPCKGGIKDFKAFNKLVRTVFISRRKKLKNTIINFTKDERILEEDFLKRFLDKRPEEISVKEFITISNKLTTNHQCTR, encoded by the coding sequence ATGAACATAAATTATAACAGCATAAACAGCATAAAACGTGCACTTGCAAGCAAAAATATAGCTCCACGAAAAATATGGGGACAGAATTACTTAATTAATGAGCATATAAGAGAAAAAATAGTAGATACGCTTGAAATTAAAGAAAATGAAAACATTTGGGAAATAGGTCCAGGTCTTGGAGCAATGACAATTATTTTGCTAAAGAAAACAAATTCTTTGACAGTTTTTGAAATTGATCCTAAGAACTCAGAAATTTTAAATGAAAAATTTGGACAATTTAAAAATTTCAAGCTAATAAAAGGTGATTTTTTAAAAACATATAAACAAGAAAAACAAAATATTAACAAAATATTTTCAAATTTACCTTATAACATTGCATCAAAAGTAATATCAATGCTTATTGAAAATGGAATCTTAACGCACATGGTATTTACAGTACAAAAAGAACTGGCTGATAGAATGCTTGCAAAAGAGGGAAATAAAAATTACTCATCATTCACAGTACTAGTCCAATCACACTTTAATGTAATTAAAATAATGGATATTGATAAAAAAAATTTTTATCCAATTCCTAAAGTAAAATCAACAACTCTTAAACTCATTCCTTGCAAAGGAGGAATTAAAGACTTTAAAGCATTCAACAAGTTAGTCAGAACAGTATTTATAAGTCGCAGAAAAAAATTAAAAAATACAATCATTAACTTTACCAAAGACGAGAGGATTCTTGAAGAAGACTTCTTAAAAAGATTTTTAGATAAAAGACCTGAAGAAATTTCTGTTAAAGAATTCATTACAATCTCAAACAAACTAACTACTAATCATCAATGCACTCGTTAA
- a CDS encoding ComEC/Rec2 family competence protein, which produces MILLFIVSALNLLTRYYLRLNLIYLNLILMSLFLIKKNAHLSLTFMISTSFLVIFEISLNFKRLEDNFYQITNITYFAKYSNTKIESIDGFGKKYKFIFKNIENKYTIGDIVKIQNNKIQLIKRPLLVNIREKYNKLINRFLNSISTKYSHFSKAILTNNKSDITKYESNLFQKAGISHILVVSGLHFYLIYIIFYYLLLIIKNEKLKYFILSTILLNYLILTGFSPSTLRAFIMIKTLIIYKSTYGKINLLSTLAISFIINAIILPHTLNSIGFKLSYLAVLGISISLALNQRYNLNKLIYPIFTTLLIQLSTAPIFYVNDLNIQPISILSNLIVTPLMLVFLIITILSLGSYIVNVHLFLLLDLMNTYIFKAIKETAIIFSKFPVIQNYNVKIFLVLSILTILYIIYKLEQEKRYLNKNIKHQ; this is translated from the coding sequence GTGATTTTATTATTTATAGTAAGTGCATTAAATTTATTAACAAGATATTACTTAAGACTAAATCTAATATATTTAAATTTAATCTTAATGTCACTTTTTTTAATAAAAAAAAATGCTCATTTGTCACTCACATTCATGATTAGTACAAGTTTTCTAGTCATTTTTGAAATTAGCCTAAACTTTAAAAGACTTGAGGATAATTTTTATCAAATAACAAATATTACTTATTTTGCAAAATATTCAAATACCAAGATTGAATCAATAGATGGATTTGGTAAAAAATATAAATTTATATTCAAAAATATTGAAAATAAATATACAATCGGAGATATCGTCAAAATTCAAAATAATAAAATACAACTTATCAAAAGACCCCTGCTAGTAAATATCAGAGAAAAATATAATAAACTAATAAACCGGTTTTTAAACTCAATCAGTACCAAATATTCTCACTTTTCAAAAGCGATTTTAACAAACAATAAATCAGATATAACAAAATATGAGAGTAATTTATTTCAAAAAGCAGGTATATCACATATATTAGTGGTATCTGGACTACATTTTTACCTAATTTATATTATTTTCTATTATTTACTCCTTATAATAAAAAATGAAAAACTAAAATATTTCATTCTAAGCACAATACTACTCAATTATTTAATCTTAACAGGCTTTTCACCCTCTACTCTAAGGGCATTCATCATGATAAAAACGCTTATAATTTACAAATCAACATATGGAAAAATCAATTTGCTTAGTACATTAGCAATTAGCTTTATAATAAATGCCATAATCTTACCACACACACTAAATTCAATAGGATTCAAGTTATCTTATCTTGCAGTACTTGGAATATCAATCTCCCTTGCTCTTAATCAAAGATATAATTTAAATAAACTCATATATCCAATTTTTACAACCCTTCTGATTCAACTTTCAACAGCTCCCATTTTTTATGTTAATGATCTCAACATTCAACCAATCTCAATACTATCAAACCTAATAGTTACTCCCCTAATGCTAGTATTTTTAATAATAACGATATTAAGCTTAGGAAGCTACATAGTCAACGTACACTTATTTTTATTACTTGATCTAATGAATACTTATATCTTTAAGGCAATAAAAGAAACAGCCATTATCTTTAGCAAATTTCCAGTAATTCAAAATTATAACGTAAAAATATTTCTAGTCTTAAGTATTTTAACGATACTTTATATAATCTATAAATTAGAACAAGAAAAGAGATATCTCAACAAAAACATAAAACACCAATGA
- the metG gene encoding methionine--tRNA ligase translates to MNQVKKKNLITAALPYVNNIPHLGNLVQVLSADAFARYSRMMDIDTLYVCGTDEYGTATETKALIEKTTPEELCNKYYEIHKSIYEWFNIKFDIFGRTTNKYHKETVQDLFLKLEKNGYITDKESEQFFCQQDQMFLADRYVTGECPNCGNNAKGDQCENCSKLLAPIELINPKCIICKNIPIIKTTKHLYIDLPKIKNELIHWMQTTEHNTNWNTNAIKTTNAFLRDGLKERAITRDLKWGIPVPKKEYENKVFYVWFDAPIGYISITKEISKDWESWWKNNKETNLVQFIGKDNILFHTVIFPAIKLGSKENWTMLGKLASSEYLNYEHLKFSKSAGIGIFGNDVITTGISTDIWRFYIYYNRPEKSDFQFMWDDFMERVNSELIGNFSNLVNRVLTFYKKFFGDKIDTIEIKEDFWKEINLKYDKTLNFFKQIELKSALKEILDISRIGNKIFQDKEPWKTKDSTPKKTKELLLNLIYLIRDLSILISPFIPHTSDKIRRFFGESYEISNKFLGTNLGLNTIQFTEVLFTKLEKELIDSLKLKYSGSKNMQDEQTENPINLFSEKVCLKVVQIKTIERNPDAEKLFILKLDDGTPDGKQIVSSLADYYKEEELIGKHIIIVDNLKPAKFRGIKSEGMLIATEDENKNFKVIIVEDFKDNPIPGERIILESDSDKKLKLPSKISIDKFLKTQIIAENGELKVNGINLILEHSKEKILSREIPNGKVY, encoded by the coding sequence ATAAATCAAGTGAAAAAAAAGAACTTAATTACAGCTGCATTGCCATATGTTAACAACATACCTCACCTTGGTAACTTAGTACAAGTTTTATCAGCAGATGCTTTTGCACGATATTCAAGAATGATGGACATAGATACACTTTATGTCTGTGGAACAGATGAATACGGTACAGCCACAGAAACTAAAGCTTTAATTGAAAAAACTACCCCTGAAGAACTATGCAACAAATATTATGAAATACACAAATCAATTTATGAATGGTTTAACATTAAATTTGACATTTTTGGACGCACAACCAACAAATATCACAAAGAAACTGTACAAGATTTATTCTTAAAACTAGAAAAAAATGGGTATATCACAGATAAAGAAAGTGAACAATTTTTTTGCCAACAAGATCAAATGTTTTTAGCCGACAGATATGTAACAGGAGAATGCCCAAATTGTGGAAATAATGCAAAAGGAGATCAGTGTGAAAATTGTTCTAAATTATTAGCTCCAATCGAGTTAATAAATCCAAAATGTATAATTTGCAAAAACATTCCCATTATAAAGACAACTAAGCATCTCTACATTGACTTACCAAAGATAAAAAATGAACTTATACATTGGATGCAAACAACTGAACACAATACAAACTGGAATACCAATGCCATTAAAACAACAAATGCATTCTTAAGAGATGGTCTTAAAGAAAGAGCAATAACAAGAGATTTAAAATGGGGAATACCAGTACCTAAAAAAGAATATGAAAATAAAGTATTTTATGTATGGTTTGATGCACCAATAGGATATATCTCAATTACAAAAGAAATTTCAAAAGACTGGGAATCTTGGTGGAAAAATAACAAAGAGACTAATTTAGTACAATTTATTGGAAAAGACAATATCTTATTTCACACAGTAATATTTCCTGCCATCAAGCTTGGAAGCAAAGAAAACTGGACAATGTTAGGTAAACTAGCTTCAAGCGAATATTTAAACTATGAACACTTAAAATTTTCAAAATCTGCAGGAATTGGAATATTTGGAAACGATGTCATTACCACTGGCATATCTACTGACATTTGGCGATTTTACATATATTACAACAGACCTGAAAAATCTGATTTTCAATTTATGTGGGACGACTTTATGGAAAGGGTAAATAGTGAACTTATTGGAAATTTCTCAAACCTTGTTAACCGAGTATTAACATTTTATAAAAAATTCTTTGGGGACAAAATAGACACAATAGAGATAAAAGAAGATTTCTGGAAAGAAATCAATCTTAAATATGATAAAACTTTAAATTTCTTCAAACAAATAGAACTCAAATCAGCTCTAAAAGAAATTCTTGATATCTCAAGAATAGGTAATAAAATATTTCAAGATAAAGAACCGTGGAAAACAAAAGACAGTACACCTAAAAAAACAAAAGAGCTATTATTAAACCTAATATATTTAATAAGGGATCTATCCATCTTAATCTCACCATTTATACCGCACACAAGTGACAAAATAAGAAGATTTTTTGGAGAAAGTTATGAAATTTCCAACAAATTTTTAGGAACAAATTTAGGTCTAAATACAATTCAGTTTACAGAAGTATTATTTACAAAGCTAGAAAAGGAATTAATTGATAGTTTAAAATTAAAATATTCAGGGAGCAAAAATATGCAAGATGAACAAACAGAAAATCCAATAAATTTATTTAGCGAAAAAGTATGCTTAAAAGTTGTACAAATAAAAACAATAGAGAGAAATCCAGATGCAGAAAAGTTATTCATTTTAAAGCTTGATGATGGGACTCCTGACGGGAAACAAATTGTAAGCAGTTTGGCAGATTATTACAAAGAAGAAGAATTAATTGGAAAACACATAATAATAGTTGACAATTTAAAACCTGCCAAATTTAGAGGGATCAAATCTGAAGGAATGTTAATTGCAACTGAAGATGAGAATAAAAATTTTAAAGTAATAATTGTAGAAGATTTTAAAGATAATCCCATCCCTGGAGAGCGAATAATACTTGAGAGTGATAGTGATAAAAAATTAAAATTACCATCAAAGATCAGCATAGATAAATTCCTTAAAACTCAAATTATAGCAGAAAATGGGGAACTTAAAGTAAACGGTATTAACCTTATACTAGAACATTCTAAAGAAAAAATACTATCTAGAGAAATTCCAAATGGAAAAGTATATTAA
- the argS gene encoding arginine--tRNA ligase, with product MISKIKKDLEDKISKTIKELALKQNITLDKINIIMQKPPKSELGDLSILIFEFSKILKLSTSVIIEEIIKQIGKQYTTKSMGAYLNIKFNRKEYIKDTIKKVNEQKEKYGINNVLKNKRIIIEFSSPNTNKPLHVGHLRNDIIGESLSRILKASGSQVTKINLINDRGTHICKSMLAYKKFGNNTTPELSLKKGDHLIGDFYVKYNEYAKNNQIAEDEIQQLLCKWEEGDEETVQLWKKLNKWAIEGIKETYKLTNITFDKIYLESEIFKIGREIILQGLKKGLCYKREDGAICINLPIETNEMTDQKFKQKVLLRANGTSIYLTQDLGNILTRKNEFDFDEMIYVVGSEQIHHFKTLFYVADKLGITKENNLVHLSYGMVNLPTGKMKSREGHVIDADNLIHDLSESTMIEIKKRHSNEKDFKKIALNISLGAIHYYLLKTAIHKDILFNKEESLSFTGNSGPYIQYVGARINSILEKYDELNLSSKNINFDLLINENEWEIIKIISEFEEYIIKAAKDRNPSIIANYSYLLAKSFSSYYQDTKIIDKDNPELTHARTDLSKTVLQTIKNCMHLLNIPYMKKM from the coding sequence ATGATCAGTAAAATAAAAAAAGATTTAGAAGATAAAATTAGCAAAACAATAAAAGAGCTTGCATTAAAACAAAACATTACATTAGACAAAATAAATATAATCATGCAAAAACCTCCAAAAAGTGAACTGGGAGATTTATCAATACTAATATTCGAATTTAGTAAAATCTTAAAACTCAGTACATCTGTAATTATTGAAGAGATAATTAAACAGATTGGAAAGCAATACACAACCAAATCAATGGGAGCTTATTTAAACATAAAATTCAACAGAAAAGAATATATTAAAGATACAATCAAAAAAGTCAATGAACAGAAAGAAAAATATGGAATAAATAATGTACTTAAAAACAAAAGGATAATAATAGAATTCTCATCACCAAATACAAACAAACCATTGCATGTAGGACATCTTAGAAATGACATTATTGGGGAAAGCTTATCAAGAATACTAAAAGCTTCTGGTAGCCAGGTAACAAAAATAAATTTGATAAATGATAGGGGAACACATATCTGCAAATCCATGCTTGCTTATAAAAAATTTGGAAATAATACAACCCCTGAACTTTCCCTAAAAAAGGGAGATCATTTAATCGGTGATTTTTATGTAAAATACAACGAATATGCTAAAAATAATCAAATAGCAGAAGACGAAATACAACAGTTACTATGTAAGTGGGAAGAAGGAGATGAAGAGACTGTTCAACTTTGGAAAAAATTAAATAAATGGGCAATTGAAGGAATCAAAGAAACTTACAAACTTACAAACATTACATTCGATAAAATTTATCTTGAAAGTGAAATATTTAAGATCGGACGAGAAATTATACTTCAAGGATTAAAAAAAGGTTTATGCTATAAACGAGAAGATGGTGCTATATGTATCAATCTACCTATAGAAACAAATGAAATGACCGATCAAAAATTTAAACAAAAAGTACTTCTAAGAGCTAATGGAACATCCATTTATTTAACACAAGATCTAGGAAATATATTAACTAGAAAAAATGAATTTGATTTCGATGAAATGATTTATGTAGTTGGAAGTGAACAAATTCATCATTTTAAAACTTTATTTTACGTTGCAGATAAATTAGGAATTACAAAAGAAAATAATCTAGTGCACTTATCATACGGCATGGTAAACTTACCTACAGGTAAAATGAAATCAAGAGAAGGTCATGTAATTGATGCTGACAACTTAATTCATGATCTAAGCGAATCAACTATGATAGAGATAAAAAAGAGACATTCAAATGAGAAAGATTTCAAAAAAATTGCATTAAATATATCACTAGGGGCTATTCACTACTATCTACTAAAAACGGCAATACACAAAGATATATTATTTAATAAAGAAGAAAGCTTGTCATTTACTGGAAACTCAGGTCCATACATTCAATATGTAGGTGCAAGAATTAATAGCATACTTGAAAAGTATGATGAATTAAATTTATCCAGCAAAAATATTAATTTCGACCTCTTAATAAATGAAAACGAATGGGAAATAATCAAAATTATATCTGAATTTGAAGAATATATAATTAAGGCTGCAAAAGATCGTAATCCTTCAATAATAGCCAACTATTCTTACTTACTTGCAAAAAGCTTCAGTTCATATTATCAAGACACAAAAATAATAGATAAAGATAACCCTGAACTTACACATGCAAGAACTGATTTATCAAAAACAGTTCTACAAACAATAAAAAATTGCATGCATTTACTTAACATTCCTTACATGAAAAAGATGTGA